One genomic region from Augochlora pura isolate Apur16 chromosome 7, APUR_v2.2.1, whole genome shotgun sequence encodes:
- the Oseg2 gene encoding intraflagellar transport protein Oseg2, translated as MLLKYLGNVMPPHEYENRVASIVWSPNNLKLAVASSDRCIYLFDEHGVKRDRFPTKPVDSKYGKKSYVIKGIAFSPDSTKIAVGQSDCIIYVYKIGEQWGDKKVICNKFHQSSSVTCLIWLFDGPIIVGLMDGKVRAALPKSQKAQTLYTADSTAIALASNIRGTGFLSSHADGSIIKYNLTEEGNHEPSGRICTHSVPAYALAWPQSHIMAAGCDRRVTFYDSRGKVTKIFDYSRENDKEMSVAYCSPSGQSVAIGSWDKIRILDWSPRRSIWEEANSKSLPNFYTVTAIAWRRDGSRLVAGSLCGAVEQFETVLKRTVIKGSHEVAYVGPNQVVIRPLQEGNRPVIIRSQTGNEIEDVKILGRTDNNVVARTVNTLLLADIELNLISEIYWEDKSNSEKFFFEFPRVCLIFCSGELTIVEYGNNEPLGSVRTEAMNPHVVSIRINERQSPGAVDNKRLAYLLDPRTVRIVDLITGVTVAMITHDVRVDWLELSETGHRLLSRDKRARLWLNDDLGNQSLLLTGVSFVSWVLGSDVVVAQTGQTLAVWYNIDAPEVATLIPIRGDAVDVVREDGRTSVTVEELGGKIAYLLDEPLIEFGTALHDSDFGRALLFLEELADRPQAEAMWENVARNAMATRQLLVAARCYAALGDVAYSRFLKDIVKTGERYSAETGNDPLSSPDCWAKLAILNGELKTAEAIYLEQNELNLALDMYQKYWHWEDALILAQNRGWPGLQELRDRHLTWLLESGQAARAAAILEPTNPQRAVKLYLEARRPGRAARLVLANEELLEDKSIVNEIVKVLKATDLLELAGELLEKTSEYLEAIRCYAQSGVFARALELARKVDPTMVVDLERDWGTHLASASHYDAAINHFIEAGETALALDAAINAHQWRKGLQIVQVIETDDPTIRKQCEKLAEYFATIGERNLAEKLYIRSGDIKCAVDVHIQSGNWSRAHEVAQEYMDSELANEVLAKHAAVLYEAGDLKHAEELYLAIGENDSAIAMYKKAGRRSDMVRLVGKYRPDLLEPTHVHLARELDASGKPREAEEHYLAAGDWRGAVTAFRSANMWEDALRVAKQHAGDNAAQQVALMWARTLAPELGARLLMRLGYLDGCLQLACEANIFDWGLEIAKYGTPEQKKEVHYRHAMALEDEGRFAEAEKEFINAGRTMEAVQMYIHTRDWESAEDIAQSLNQDAVAQVLVARASEAAEAQDYSLAEAVLLRAHKPEIIIDHYKKAGMWSEALRVCREYLPSQEANLRRELGQKSASFAGANVFEEAKKWLEVGEVKAALDILILDPQASRTSLIRAAEILLHQADSETATAVGGDLGSRLFAVGEHALAAQVFLQADRLKDAIDALASVGEWERARRIVRELAPDIEPYLEEKYKDAMLRDGQIDRLVEIDADAGLEILANRGQWNQVFEAASSQDTQTLHKYVAQRAAQLLKANVPLEALQLYAKYGTPPISQNFNLYLQISESVLHSTAYYEYKHLAVLRTVLLDLWKNLKSPNATSSKFERLLESTHYSAVKSGCKEYPVLSGLVLKSSITLLRYTDLVLVDRAYYEAGIETRTAGLNSEAFVFLNHFLDLEECIEEGDSTVLDVDDLAVTDFPVEVPLPNSLGVTSEQREEVREWILAVSMDQKVEQVLPTDHRGVYVGSLTSPAVDSPPIQSCILTGYPVRGSITRFSEGDRVADRDDWTKLINTARQAPQDSALNDILAFVQEWCGAVPTYSF; from the exons ATGTTACTTAAGTACTTAGGGAATGTCATGCCTCCACAT GAATATGAGAATCGCGTAGCAAGTATAGTCTGGTCACCTAACAACTTAAAACTTGCTGTGGCTTCTTCTGATcgttgtatttatttgtttgatgAGCACGGTGTGAAACGGGACAGATTTCCCACAAAACCTGTTGATTCTAAG tatggTAAAAAGAGTTATGTGATCAAAGGTATAGCTTTCTCTCCAGACTCGACTAAAATAGCAGTGGGTCAATCtgattgtataatatatgtgtaCAAAATTGGAGAACAATG GGGAGACAAGAAAgtaatttgtaacaaatttcatCAAAGTTCCTCTGTTACTTGTTTAATCTGGCTCTTTGATGGACCTATTATCGTTGGCTTAATGGATGGGAAAGTGCGTGCTGCATTACCAAAGTCTCAGAAAGCTCAAACTCTTTATACAGCTGATTCTACTGCGATTGCTTTGGcttcaaa TATAAGAGGGACAGGATTTCTATCCAGTCACGCTGATGGCAGtatcataaaatacaatttaacagAAGAAGGAAACCATGAACCTTCTGGACGCATCTGTACACATAGTGTGCCAGCTTATGCTTTGGCCTGGCCTCAGTCTCACATTATGGCAGCAGGATGTGACAGAAGAGTGACCTTCTATGACTCTCGTGGAAAGGTGACAAAGATCTTTGATTATAGTCGTGAAAACGATAAGGAAATGTCAGTAGCTTACTGCAGTCCCAGTGGACAAAGCGTGGCTATTGGGTCTTGGGATAAAATACGAATACTGGACTGGAGTCCTAGGCGGTCCATTTGGGAGGAAGCGAACTCCAAATCGTTGCCCAACTTTTATACTGTCACTGCCATCGCATGGCGACGCGACGGATCGAg gcTTGTGGCAGGTAGTCTTTGTGGAGCTGTAGAGCAGTTCGAAACAGTCCTAAAACGTACTGTGATAAAGGGCAGTCATGAAGTGGCCTATGTAGGTCCTAATCAGGTGGTCATTCGTCCCTTGCAAGAAGGCAACAGGCCAGTAATTATCAGATCGCAGACCGGTAACGAAATAGAGGATGTTAAGATTCTAGGACGTACTGATAACAATGTGGTAGCTCGCACAGTTAACACGTTGCTACTCGCTGATATAGAACTGAATCTTATTAGTGAGATATATTGGGAGGACAAGAGCAATAGCGAGAAGTTCTTCTTTGAATTTCCAAgagtttgtttaattttctgttctgGAGAACTGACTATCGTCGAATATGGGAATAATGAACCACTGGGTTCCGTTAGAACGGAAGCAATGAATCCCCATGTAGTCAGCATCAGAATTAACGAGAGACAGTCGCCAGGTGCTGTTGATAATAAGAGATTGGcttatttattagatcctaGAACAGTACGCATTGTAGATTTGATAACAGGTGTGACTGTAGCAATGATTACTCATGATGTACGTGTGGATTGGTTGGAATTGAGTGAAACTGGTCACAGACTACTGTCACGGGACAAAAGAGCCAG GTTATGGTTAAACGACGACCTTGGAAATCAAAGCCTACTATTAACCGGAGTCAGCTTTGTCTCTTGGGTACTAGGCAGCGACGTAGTTGTAGCTCAAACAGGTCAAACATTAGCAGTTTGGTATAACATCGATGCCCCAGAAGTTGCCACTTTAATTCCTATCCGTGGTGACGCGGTGGATGTCGTTAGGGAAGATGGTAGAACCTCAGTCACTGTTGAGGAATTAGGTGGAAAAATAGCTTATCTGTTGGACGAACCTTTGATCGAGTTTGGCACGGCCTTACATGACAGCGACTTTGGTAGAGCACTGCTGTTTCTTGAAGAACTGGCAGACAGACCCCAGGCAGAGGCTATGTGGGAAAACGTTGCCAGAAACGCCATGGCAACTAGACAATTATTGGTCGCTGCTAGATGTTATGCTGCTCTAGGGGATGTCGCTTATTCCAG GTTCCTTAAGGACATTGTGAAGACTGGCGAAAGATACAGTGCAGAAACTGGCAACGATCCTCTTTCTAGTCCAGATTGCTGGGCAAAGTTAGCGATACTTAATGGTGAGCTGAAGACAGCGGAAGCAATATATCTTGAGCAAAATGAACTAAACTTAGCTCTTGACATGTATCAAAAATATTGGCATTGGGAAGATGCACTAATATTGGCACAGAATCGCGGCTGGCCAGGTTTGCAAGAACTTAGGGATAGGCACTTAACCTGGCTTCTTGAGAGCGGCCAAGCGGCCAGGGCTGCTGCAATTCTAGAGCCTACTAATCCTCAACGAGCTGTCAAGTTGTACCTAGAAGCTCGTCGACCTGGACGAGCAGCTAGATTAGTTCTGGCTAATGAAGAACTGCTGGAGGACAAGTCAATCGTTAATGAGATTGTGAAGGTGCTGAAGGCAACAGACTTATTAGAGCTTGCTGGAGAACTGTTGGAGAAGACTTCGGAGTATTTGGAGGCTATAAGATGTTATGCTCAATCCGGAGTATTCGCTAGAGCATTAGAACTGGCTAGAAAAGTGGATCCCACCATGGTGGTGGATCTTGAACGAGATTGGGGTACACATTTAGCCTCAGCTAGTCACTATGACGCTGCTATTAATCATTTCATTGAAGCTGGAGAGACTGCCCTAGCCCTAGACGCTGCTATAAATGCTCATCAGTGGAGGAAAGGGCTACAAATTGTACAA gtaATCGAGACTGATGATCCTACGATTAGGAAACAATGTGAGAAGCTGGCTGAATACTTCGCCACTATAGGCGAGAGGAATCTTGCAGAGAAGCTCTACATTCGTTCAGGAGATATAAAATGCGCAGTGGACGTTCATATCCAAAGTGGCAACTGGAGTCGTGCTCATGAAGTGGCACAGGAATACATGGACTCTGAATTAGCCAATGAAGTGCTCGCTAAGCATGCGGCAGTCCTCTACGAAGCCGGCGACCTCAAGCACGCAGAAGAATTGTATCTTGCAATTGGCGAGAATGACTCCGCTATAGCTATGTATAAGAAGGCAGGTCGTAGGTCAGACATGGTGAGACTTGTGGGAAAGTATAGACCGGATCTATTGGAACCAACTCACGTACATTTAGCAAGAGAATTGGATGCTTCAGGCAAGCCTAGAGAAGCCGAAGAACATTACCTTGCTGCTGGTGACTGGCGAGGTGCTGTGACTGCTTTTCGGTCAGCTAATATGTGGGAGGATGCTTTGAGGGTGGCTAAACAGCATGCTGGAGACAATGCAGCCCAGCAG GTTGCTTTAATGTGGGCCCGTACTTTGGCCCCTGAGCTAGGGGCAAGATTGTTGATGAGACTAGGATACCTAGACGGATGTCTTCAGTTGGCTTGCGAagcaaatatatttgattGGGGATTGGAAATCGCAAAGTACGGCACACCGGAACAGAAAAAAGAGGTCCATTATAGACACGCTATGGCTTTAGAGGATGAAGGTCGTTTCGCGGAGGCTGAGAAAGAATTCATCAATGCGGGGCGAACCATGGAAGCTGTGCAAATGTACATACACACCCGTGACTGGGAATCAGCTGAGGACATAGCACAATCACTCAACCAAGATGCAGTTGCTCAGGTTTTAGTCGCTAGAGCTAGCGAAGCTGCTGAGGCTCAAGACTATTCTCTTGCAGAGGCTGTACTATTAAGAGCACACAAGCCTGAAATTATCATAGATCATTACAAG AAAGCTGGGATGTGGTCGGAGGCGTTGCGAGTCTGCAGAGAGTACTTGCCTAGTCAAGAAGCTAATCTCAGACGAGAATTGGGGCAAAAGAGCGCTTCTTTCGCCGGGGCAAATGTTTTCGAAGAAGCCAAGAAGTGGTTGGAAGTTGGAGAAGTGAAGGCTGCCTTggatattttgattttagatCCGCAGGCCTCTAGAACCTCTCTAATTCGAGCTGCTGAAATCTTACTGCATCAAGCAGATTCGGAAACTGCGACTGCAGTTGGAGGAGACCTTGGCTCGCGACTATTTGCTGTTGGCGAACATGCTCTGGCTGCACAG GTGTTTCTACAAGCAGATAGATTGAAGGATGCTATTGACGCTCTGGCATCGGTAGGAGAATGGGAAAGAGCCAGACGTATAGTGAGGGAATTAGCACCAGATATAGAGCCATATCTAGAAGAAAAGTACAAGGACGCAATGCTAAGGGACGGACAAATAGATAGATTGGTGGAAATTGATGCAGATGCCGGTTTAGAAATACTAGCTAACAGAGGACAATGGAATCAAGTATTTGAAGCAGCCAGCTCCCAAGACACTCAGACTCTACATAAATATGTAGCACAGCGAGCAGCGCAACTGTTAAAAGCAAATGTTCCGTTGGAGGCCTTAcaattatatgcaaaatatggGACTCCAcctatttcacaaaatttcaACCTTTATCTACAGATATCTGAAAGTGTACTACATTCTACG gCATACTATGAGTACAAACATCTAGCAGTCCTCAGAACAGTTCTTTTGGACCTCTGGAAAAACTTGAAATCTCCCAACGCAACCAGTTCAAAGTTTGAAAGACTGCTCGAATCTACTCACTACTCTGCAGTAAAAAGCGGATGCAAAGAGTACCCTGTACTTTCAGGATTAGTTCTTAAGTCTTCTATAACTCTGTTGAGATACACTGATCTGGTCCTTGTTGACCGAGCATACTACGAAGCTGGCATTGAAACACGAACAGCAGGATTAAACAGTGAAGCATTTGTCTTCCTGAATCACTTCCTTGACTTGGAGGAGTGTATCGAGGAAGGTGACAGCACTGTACTTGACGTTGATGATCTAGCTGTTACAGACTTTCCTGTGGAAGTCCCATTACCAAACTCTCTAGGCGTAACGTCAGAACAGAGAGAAGAGGTTCGTGAATGGATATTGGCAGTTTCTATGGATCAAAAGGTAGAACAGGTTCTACCTACTGATCACAGAGGAGTTTACGTAGGCTCATTGACATCTCCAGCCGTAGACTCCCCACCTATACAAAGCTGCATTCTAACAGGTTACCCTGTGCGGGGTTCGATAACTCGATTTTCGGAG gGTGATCGTGTTGCTGATCGTGATGACTGGACAAAATTAATCAACACAGCTCGTCAGGCTCCTCAAGATTCAGCACTTAATGATATTTTGGCTTTTGTTCAAGAGTGGTGTGGAGCAGTGCCTACTTATTCTTTCTGA
- the Crh-bp gene encoding corticotropin releasing hormone binding protein — translation MMVPDGSSGRLPWLLLATGLFNIVDAVIKGSNDYQHYQQQLTADHLAKDFYRMDYKDGFLSSYPRFKPITDCIFVTTEPGAFIYTSKTDSEEVCGVHFLAGPDQKVEISFLSFDVPCEHHGLISALDGWEMDGEVFPSEMDHRLPLKQRISEFCGKNIGVKRSFVSSQNVAVVRYRIPKPGKGFTVLARFLKNPRPCNVLVTSLTEPFTLRNYGRRINCTYVALYPGTVQVIALGVGVTNLLGSSRTTETGTLRKCDERNPHDQAIIGGGYGLDTTQVQVVDSICGIDSKPDYHEVVEYSITSVRLISSGFFDNSVTVNIQPLKDEFLDRN, via the exons ATGATGGTTCCGGATGGGTCGTCTGGCCGGCTGCCGTGGCTGCTGCTCGCCACGGGTCTCTTCAACATCGTCGACGCTGTCATCAAAGGGAGCAACGATTATCAACACTATCAGCAACAG CTTACAGCAGACCATTTGGCAAAGGACTTTTACCGTATGGACTACAAAGATGGCTTTTTGAGTTCGTACCCACGCTTTAAACCTATCACAG ATTGCATTTTCGTTACGACGGAGCCTGGCGCTTTCATATATACCTCGAAAACCGATAGTGAAGAGGTCTGCGGCGTCCACTTCCTCGCCGGACCCGACCAGAAAGTGGAGATCAGTTTCCTCAGCTTCGATGTTCCGTGCGAGCATCACGGACTAATCTcg GCGCTGGACGGCTGGGAGATGGACGGCGAAGTGTTTCCTAGCGAAATGGATCATCGATTACCCCTAAAGCAGAGGATCAGCGAATTCTGCGGTAAAAATATCGGTGTGAAAAGAAGCTTTGTAAGTTCGCAGAACGTAGCAGTCGTCAGGTACAGAATTCCGAAACCTGGAAAAGGTTTCACCGTCCTTGCGAGATTCCTGAAAAATCCTAGAC CATGCAACGTGCTAGTAACAAGTCTAACGGAGCCGTTTACTTTACGCAATTATGGAAGACGTATAAATTGCACCTACGTTGCATTGTATCCAGGAACCGTACAAGTAATCGCCCTCGGAGTTGGCGTCACTAATTTACTGGGATCCAGTCGCACAACCGAGACTGGGACTCTGCGGAAA tgcGACGAGAGGAACCCACACGATCAAGCGATAATTGGCGGCGGCTACGGTCTAGACACAACCCAAGTTCAGGTGGTAGACTCCATCTGCGGCATAGACTCCAAACCTG ACTATCATGAGGTGGTAGAGTATAGCATCACCTCTGTGCGGCTGATATCGAGTGGTTTCTTCGACAACTCTGTGACTGTTAACATCCAACCGCTCAAAGACGAGTTTTTGGAcaggaattaa
- the Osi23 gene encoding DUF1676 domain-containing protein Osi23 has translation MFIPMRMHPSAFYVFALVPIALGHADDDGKTRWYHSLSNVIKDCPYQSWKNVGQDDFFENYRKCVQERALATLDLLLANDIIPIIDGLDLVRFPDAKSNSTEEKRTDSKPEDDSNWTAIIVKRILSVLRTHVFKVDVDHLSGDAATLLNNSKPNSSIFEGRRRRNRRRQNHMVPLLMMGFVLMGSILIPMGFQFLAVLGGKALLLAKMALILSSIQGLKKIATNGVNYGLYHTPVDHGWHDRSHLEPSTNVDHLPFPLQYRP, from the exons ATGTTCATCCCGATGCGGATGCACCCGAGCGCGTTCTACGTGTTCGCGCTCGTACCGATCGCGCTCGGGCAtgccgacgacgacgggaaAACGAGATGGTACCACAGCTTGAGCAATGTGATCAAGGACTGCCCGTATCAGTCCTGGAAGAACGTTGGCCAGGACGATTTCTTCGAGAATTATCGGAAATGTGTACAGGAACGCGCCCTCGCCACCTTGGATCTGCTGCTCGCCAACGACATCATTCCGATCATTGACGGACTCGACTTAGTCCGATTCCCTGACGCCAAGTCGAATTCGACAGAAGAGAAGCGTACGGACAG TAAGCCCGAGGATGATTCAAACTGGACAGCAATAATCGTAAAACGGATATTGAGCGTTTTACGCACACATGTTTTCAAAGTGGACGTCGACCACCTGTCCGGCGATGCAGCTACCTTGCTGAATAATTCCAAGCCAAACAGTAGCATATTCGAAG GCCGCAGGCGGCGTAACAGACGCAGGCAGAACCACATGGTGCCGTTACTGATGATGGGCTTCGTGCTGATGGGTTCTATCCTCATCCCGATGGGATTCCAGTTCTTGGCGGTGCTCGGCGGCAAAGCGTTGCTCTTGGCCAAGATGGCACTGATACTTTCCAGTATACAGGGCTTGAAAAAAATCGCGACAAACGGCGTCAATTACGGGCTCTATCATACTCCGGTGGATCATGGCTGGCACGACAGAAGTCACTTAGAGCCGAGTACGAACGTGGATCACTTACCCTTCCCATTACAATACCGTCCTTAA
- the LOC144473078 gene encoding uncharacterized protein LOC144473078 codes for MEKSTGRRYEEDATEQLVDYSKKYTERKSAVHDHPIESSSRDGRPCKKEYGERNSKVDLFGDYAETDLDQPTDYSLRYAEDDTDDDEKQSPEYFPGSVQEDTVKTYCTEGTPYETPFNFSTATSMSDLRLEDSKEPVDSQKKLNKKVLDHNGKEDLSFKHNLSLNCNENQSHLREKELESSEGSRTRKPNISPEKLHDYYPAGTSNGFSRANSPSSLNSAITQRDNVTVVIPKINSMGSSDKIDGRSERVDRNGTTTAVNELRISNESDSTTEGKSNSRVVDKEGKMVTFSRQDFYAEQTPLMFSRCSSLGSLSGFEQHSIHDDRSSIVSDFSRRTSGVVSPSELPDSPTQTIPPSPRNHKSQCTDFISKIPEEAVRPSVRHLSYSKCHVPPTSVFEDDIATFKEESTPIEFSTATSLSSLTIDDEVKIPNNTKVLSEIKETSSDINSSPKEDLCKEKIVTAEVEKDQEQVSDGDEDDEDMLAACISMGIQNNRYRQSFKTSTAQKSIQSESSNMLARCQRTGVINRLEPRVPVTNVDTSATTAKANKNTIEVVASPDTVHVYCTEDTPADISPVGSQSNLSALSMPSVQEDVERIEEDKLPNEVECHRNDLSDESSNLSGEDEKMLDECIQSGIPKVRQITPPPTSSMSFTQKTETLTQRFNICGTPSSSPVETGNKNPILGKSLCRATLEHGNDLSDESPNHSDDEAILSECIRSAMPKVRSNISTLTGQQLPPAGEKTKASISRKSSSTTYRQREYTNRSKHQSKTPVTFEDNLSLSEEEEDIMLAQCIKSGMPKAVNASSNSSLISSKKQPDQYHKVRLAPNGSAYANKHYTTRNATVQTQSVYKSDTDASASMVGGPSCTVHSAKMSEIRRSIRNGGMNISEKSPLTPYNRKPLMDNEHGISENGSSRFQVPNCRSPISNGTDNDDEEICRGTTKSNVAPSRHSSVSSLSEEGSLGSIEEWALLELCIVAGMPRNKYRLKSMKAAEGSSHEERDTIPEDNYSICSYNSYVCKT; via the exons ATGGAGAAAAGTACCGGGCGGAGATACGAGGAGGATGCAACGGAGCAGTTGGTAGATTACAGCAAAAAGTACACGGAGAGAAAATCGGCTGTTCACGATCATCCGATCGAGAGTTCATCTCGAGACGGACGACCCTGTAAAAAAGAATACGGGGAGCGTAATTCTAAGGTAGATTTATTTGGGGATTATGCTGAAACTGACCTAGATCAACCTACAGACTATAGTTTGAGATATGCTGAAGATGACACAGATGATGATGAGAAACAAAGCCCTGAGTATTTTCCAGGTAGTGTACAAGAGGACACGGTTAAGACATACTGTACAGAAGGAACTCCATATGAAACACCTTTCAATTTCTCTACCGCAACGTCCATGTCTGATCTCCGACTAGAGGACTCTAAGGAACCTGTAGACTCTCAAAAGAAGCTTAATAAAAAGGTCCTAGACCATAATGGTAAAGAGGATTTATCTTTTAAGCATAATCTTTCTCttaattgcaatgaaaatcAATCGCATCTACGTGAGAAAGAATTGGAATCCTCTGAAGGATCTAGAACACGAAAACCTAATATTTCTCCTGAGAAGTTGCATGATTATTATCCTGCCGGGACATCAAATGGTTTCTCTCGTGCTAATTCTCCTAGTTCTCTTAATAGTGCAATAACACAAAGGGATAATGTTACTGTAGTTATTCCAAAAATAAACTCTATGGGTTCTTCAGATAAAATTGATGGTAGATCTGAGAGAGTAGATCGCAATGGAACAACTACAGCAGTTAATGAATTACGTATATCTAATGAATCCGATAGTACTACAGAAGGAAAAAGTAATTCTAGAGTTGTGGATAAAGAag GAAAAATGGTGACCTTCAGTAGAcaggatttttatgcagaacAAACGCCTCTAATGTTTTCACGTTGTAGTTCTCTTGGTTCCTTGAGTGGTTTCGAACAGCATTCCATTCACGACGATCGAAGCTCTATTGTCAGTGACTTCAg TCGTCGGACTAGTGGCGTTGTTTCACCAAGCGAATTGCCGGACTCACCAACACAAACTATTCCTCCTAGTCCGCGCAATCACAAGAGTCAATGTACGGATTTCATAAGCAAAATACCAGAAGAAGCAGTAAGACCGTCCGTTCGACATTTAT CATACTCAAAATGTCATGTTCCACCTACAAGTGTCTTTGAAGATGACATTGCCACTTTCAAAGAAGAGTCTACGCCGATTGAATTCTCTACAGCTACCAGTCTCAGTTCTCTTACTATTGATGACGAGGTCAAAATTCCCAACAACACTAAAGTATTATCAGAAATAAAGGAAACCTCGAGCGACATTAATAGTAGTCCAAAAGAAGATTTGTGTAAAGAAAAGATTGTTACTGCAGAAGTAGAGAAAGACCAAGAGCAAGTTAGCGATGGCGATGAAGATGATGAAGATATGCTAGCTGCATGCATCAGTATGGGTATACAAAACAATAG GTACAGACAATCTTTTAAAACATCTACTGCTCAAAAATCTATACAATCTGAGTCATCGAACATGCTAGCACGTTGCCAGAGAACAGGTGTCATAAACAGACTGGAACCTCGAGTTCCTGTTACTAACGTAGACACCTCAGCCACGACTGCCAAAGCAAATAAAAACACTATAGAAGTGGTTGCTTCACCGGATACTGTACACGTTTATTGTACAGAAGATACGCCAGCGGATATCTCCCCCGTAGGTTCGCAGTCAAACCTTTCTGCATTGTCTATGCCAAGTGTCCAAGAAGATGTTGAGAGAATCGAGGAAGATAAGCTCCCCAATGAAGTTGAGTGTCATAGAAATGACCTTTCTGATGAGAGTTCTAATCTTTCGGGGGAAGATGAGAAGATGCTTGACGAGTGTATTCAGTCAGGAATACCAAAG GTACGGCAAATTACGCCACCGCCAACTAGTTCCATGTCTTTCACTCAAAAGACAGAGACATTGACACAGAGATTCAATATATGCGGTACACCGTCGTCATCTCCAGTGGAAACTGGTAACAAGAACCCTATTCTTGGCAAGTCTTTGTGTCGGGCGACTCTAGAGCATGGTAATGACCTCTCAGATGAAAGCCCCAATCATTCTGACGACGAAGCGATTTTAAGCGAGTGTATAAGATCAGCCATGCCTAag GTCAGATCGAATATCTCCACATTAACAGGACAACAGTTACCACCAGCTGGAGAAAAAACAAAAGCGAGCATCTCGAGAAAGTCGTCTTCTACAACGTACAGGCAGCGCGAGTATACAAACCGAAGTAAGCATCAGTCTAAAACACCTGTAACGTTTGAAGACAATTTGAGCCTTtcagaggaagaagaggacaTCATGTTGGCTCAATGTATTAAATCTGGAATGCCCAAG GCAGTGAATGCTTCGTCAAACTCTTCTCTGATTTCTTCAAAGAAGCAACCAGATCAGTATCATAAAGTCAGGCTCGCTCCCAACGGGTCTGCCTATGCAAATAAACATTACACGACTAGAAATGCTACAGTGCAAACGCAGTCAGTTTATAAATCTGATACCGATGCGTCAGCATCCATGGTCGGTGGACCTTCTTGTACTGTTCATTCTGCCAAGATGTCGGAGATTAGGCGTTCTATAAGAAACGGCGGGATGAACATATCCGAGAAAAGTCCGTTGACGCCCTACAATAGAAAACCCTTGATGGATAACGAGCACGGTATCAGTGAAAACGGATCCTCGCGTTTTCAAGTACCCAACTGCAGATCCCCTATTTCTAATGGAACGGACAACGATGACGAAGAGATATGTCGAGGTACAACGAAGTCGAATGTGGCGCCTTCTCGGCACAGCTCAGTAAGCTCTCTCAGCGAAGAAGGTTCGCTTGGGTCCATAGAGGAATGGGCCTTGCTAGAATTGTGCATTGTTGCCGGTATGCCCAGGAACAAATATCGTTTAAAGAGTATGAAGGCCGCCGAAGGCAGTAGTCACGAGGAACGTGACACCATACCAGAGGACAATTACTCTATATGTAGCTACAATTCGTATGTTTGTAAAACATAA